The following nucleotide sequence is from Myxococcales bacterium.
GGCGATGGCTATTACTGCGGCTGGGAATGCTGCAGCGATGGTCATTCCGGCCTTTAGGCCAAGATAGGCGTTGGCGGCGCCGAGCACTACAGCCATGATTATTCCCAGAAAGAGTGATTTGAAGGTCAACTCAGGCATTGAGCTTTCTTCCGGTACGAAAGGTTTGTGCATAGTCCCCCCTTTTTTAGGCGCGGACTATGCAGTCATGCCGGACAAAAATCAATTATCAATCTGTCCCGCCGGAATTTTTTTTGAAGCTACTTGCCATTTCGCTGAACATGGAGAATATCTTTACAGAGGAATGCGGTTTAATCTGCCCCATGTCAGAGTTGGAGAAAAAAATGAGAAAAATCACGATGATTGTGGCAACCTTGGGGACCCTGTTTTTTTCGGCAGTTTCCCATGCCAAGGTATGCAAGCTGACCATTTTACATTTCAACGATATGCACGGCTATCTGGAGCCCGAGGATGATGACCTTGGCGGCGCAGCGCGCATTGCAACTCTCGTGGATAAAATCCGTGCTGAAAATATCGAAGAGGGCAGGGGGACTCTGCTATTAAATGGCGGCGATATCATATCCGGAACGATGATATCTGCTCATTTCAAAGGAGAGGCCGAATTCGAATTTTTAAACAGGCTCGATGCCGATGCTATGGTTCTCGGCAATCACGAATTTGATTTTGGCCAGGAGCCGCTTATCAATAATGCTGCGGCTGCCGAGTTTCCGGTTCTTTCCGCAAATGTTGTTCTGAAAAAAACAGGAAAGCCAGTCGTTTTGGAGAATTCGATATTCGAATTCGACGATGGCTGTTTTGCCGGGGTCTTCGGAATTACATCCGAGGACACCAAAAACCTCGCTTTGCCTTCTAACCTTGAAGGGTTAGTCTTTTTGGATGAGCTCTCCACGGCCAAAAAACAGATGACGAAGATCGCTCCTAAAAGCGATATCCAGATCGCGCTTACCCATGTGGGCGTGGCATCGGATCACCGTCTCGCCCGCGAGGTGAAAGGTTTGGAGGCCGTCATAGGCGGCCATGATCATGTCGGGGCGGAGGAATACTGTGCTGCATCTTCCTCCATTCCCATCTGTCAGACTCCCGCCAAAGGGAAATATCTCGGCAGAGTGGATATCGATGTCGAGGACGGGAAAGTCATCTCATACGATACTAAGTTATATGTAATCGACAAATCTATCGCTAAGTCGCGCAGGATGAAAAAGGCTCTTCATAGGTATTTTGCAGAGGTCAAAAAATACGGAAATGAAAAAGTTGGAAAAATCGACAAGCCGCTTGTGCGCAGCGTTGAAAGCGCCCCCGGTTCGGAAGACCTGGCCCTCCTTGCAGCCAGGGCGATTAGGGAGGTTGCCGGTTCTACGATAGGTCTCATGAACACGGGAGGTGTGAGACGCGATATTCCCGCCGGCAAGGTTAGAAAAAAAGATCTTTTCGAGGCCCTTCCCTTCGGCAATACGGTTGTGGTGGTAAGCTCGGTTACCGGCGCAGAAATTGCCGGACTGGTGGCCGGGTCGGATGAGATTAATAGGAAACAGCAGAAGAGCTTTGTTTGGGACAACCTCGAGTATTCCAAAGACGGGACATCTCTAGATATCAGGATTGGGGGAGCCCCTCTAAATATGAAGGCGCGATACGATGTAGCGACCAACAGCTTTTTGGCGCAGGGAGGCGATGGGGCTCTGATCTTCAAAGACAAACCCCAGAGGGATCTTGGCGTCACTGTTTTAGATGTCGTGATCGATGATATATCCGCTAGAACTTTTTCATCGCAATAGCGCACATCACCAGAGAGAGCCCTCCGAAGAGAAAATCTATTCCCACCATGAGGCCTATTGCCCACGCCGATGATGAGGGCCACCTCGTCCAGATCATTATTCCCAGCAATATAGCCAGCGATCCGCTTAAAAGTATCCACCCCCAATTTGGCAGCGATCTCAGCTCAAGGGAGGTGACTATTCTGAGAACTCCGCTGAGGATGAAAAATATCGCAAGAATCAGCGTAAGCGTGGCGACTCCCCGAACTGGAAAAAGAAGGAGAATGCCCCCTGCTGCCAGATAGAGAAGCGCCCCTACTATTTTGGAAAGAAACCCACTTGCCTTCCGTTCCTGATAAAGATGGATGGCTCTGATAATTCCGCTGCCCACGAATATCCATCCGAGTAAAATCTCGATGGCTATTGCAGCCGCCAGAGGCGCGGATATGGCGATGATTCCCAAGATTATGAGCAGCACGCCGACGGAGAGAAACCATTTCCAGCTGTTGTGGACCGCCTTAGTGAGGTCGCCGAATTCATAGGAGCTTTCCTGATTGCATTCGTAGGCCATATCCCCCCCCCTTAGTTTAACTACTGCGACATTCTAATGGAGTCGTGTAAATCACGCAAGCACAAGAAGGCTCGTTGCCATTACCATCATTCCGACGATGAGTCCGTAAATCGACAGGTGATGTTCGCCGTACTCTCGCGCCGCAGGGAGCAGCTCGTCCACCGATATAAACACCATTATGCCTGCGACTCCGGCGAAGGTGATCCCGAAGATCGACTGGCTCATGAAAGGCCTGAGGATAGTGTATCCTATGAGGGCCCCGAGAGGTTCGGCAAGTCCCGATAGAAAGGAATAGACGAATGCCTTGGATCTCTTGCCGGTTGCGTAATATATCGGGACTGAGACGGATATCCCCTCCGGGATATTGTGTATGGCGATGGCTATCGCTATAGCTATGCCTATCGTCGGATTTTCCAGAGCAGCTATGAAAGTGGCAAGCCCTTCGGGAAAATTGTGGATGGCTATCGCAAGCGCCATGAGTATTCCTGCGCGATGCAGCTTGTTGAACTCATTTTTTGCGCCGGAATTTTCCATCATGCTGATTTTTTGAACTTCGTGGGGATTTTCTTCGCTGGGGATCAGCTTGTCTATTATGGCTATCAGGAACATCCCTGCAAAAAAAGATGCAACGGTCAGCCAGTATCCTGTTTTTTCTCCCATTTCGGCGGAGAGGCTCTCCCTCGCCTTGGAGAAGATTTCGACCAGTGAGATGTAGATCATGACGCCTGCGGAGAAACCGAGGGTGATGGCGAGAAATTTTTTGTTAACGCCCTTGCTTATAAAGGCGATCAGGCTTCCTATGCCTGTTGCGAGTCCGGCGAACAGCGTCAGTCCGAAGGCTATCCATACGTTCCCCATCTCCATTTAGACACCTCGTTTCTTTTTTGCTCCGGAATCGGTTTTATCATAGATACGCCGCCGCTGCGATAGCATTTTGAAAGAGATCGTCAAACGTGCTATCATCTGCCGGCCTATGGAGGGATCATGACCATACTGTCCGCGACTATACTTTTACTGCTCGTTCTCGATCCTCTGGGGAATATCCCGCTCTTCATCTCTGCGCTCAGCAAGGTCCCCAAACGAAAGAGGGTTAGGATAATACTCAGGGAATCACTCATAGCCCTCTTAGTGCTGATCTTTTTTCTCTTTTTCGGGAAGCAGATACTGACGACGCTTTATATCGATGAGCCATCACTTGGAATCGCAGGTGGAGTCATATTATTCCTGATAGCAATAAGGATGATATTCCCTGTAGAAAACGTCGTTTCGGATGATAACGAGGAGCCCTTCATAGTTCCGTTGGCCATTCCACTCATAGCCGGACCTTCGGCCATCGCTACGGTTTTGCTTTTTACCGCGAAAGAACCTCAGATGTGGGGAAAATGGCTGGTCGCGGTTTGCGGAGCGTGGGCGATTTCCACGGTGATCTTGTCGGCGTCGTCGGTGTTTAACAGGTTTCTCGGCGGGCGCGGATTGGCGGCCATGGAAAGGCTGATGGGAATGATACTGGCCACCATATCAGTACAGATGCTCATGACTGGAATAGCACAATTTTTGGCGCAGTATCGAAGCTGATTTTTCAACGGTCATTCAGCCGCTTTGATGGCATCAACCGGGCATTGGTCGAGGCAGGCGCCGCAGTCAGTGCATTTTTCAGGGTCGATTACCCTCCTGTCGTCCTGTTCGCTGATTGCTTCAACCGGACATACCGGGTCGCACGCGCCGCAGTTGATACATTCATCACTGACTTTGTGAGCCATTTTAACCTCCGTTATTTGGTCATCGGGCCGGTACTTACACGAAAGCGCCATTATATGCAATTGCTTTTGGCGATTTGCGACAGCCTATGAACTTCTTACGCTTTTTGGAGTTCTCCGGTTTTGCTCCTGGCTATATATTATTACAGCAAAGCCCACTCTGCCTCGTGCCTTATCGCGTTTATTATCCGGTTGAGGAGAAAGCCTAGGAGCGCACCGAGCGCTAGACTGAGAGCGGTGGGTGAGAACTTTTCTATTTCCATTCAGCTCATTTGCTATGGCAAAAAGGACGCTTTGGCGATATAAGCCGAATTTGCATGACCGCTGCATCCTACATAGCCATGGCGATCTCTCTATCAATCGTTGCCGCGCTGGCGTCTATGCTGGGCATAGGCGGCGGTTCTCTGAACACGCCCGTGCAGGTTTTTTTCGGCTACCCGATACACGGCTCTGCGGCCAACAGCCTTCTGTTTATAGCGGTGCTCTCAACAGGGGCGACTCTGATATACGGGCGCAGCGGCAAGATAGATTGGAAACTCGCCATGGTATTGGTGACCTTTAACTTCGCCGGAGGTTTCCTCGGTGGGTATTTTGCCGGGAATATTTCCGGGAGAGAACTTACTGCAATTCTTGCCGCGGTTGTATTTTTGTCCGGCTTGTCGATGATGGTAAGTTCCTTTTTGAAGCCGCGCAGGAGCCTAGCAAAAAACGGTGTTTTCATCTGGAAGCGAAGGCTTGGCAGCGAGGAATATTATATAAATCTGCTTGCGGCTTTTCCGCTTTCCTTCGCTGCCGGTGCAGCCAGCGGCTTGGTAGGCATAGGTGGAGGGATGGTCACCGTGCCGATGCTCGCTATCCTCTTTGCGGTTCCCGTCGATATCGCCATAGGTACCAGCGCACTGATGGTCGGCATAACGGCCGTTGGCGGCCTTATCGGTCATATCGTTGCGGGAGGCTGGGTCGTTCTGCCAGCGATCGGGCTTCTGCCCGGCATTATAATCGGTTCGATAGCAGGCGCAAAACTGATGCTCCATATCTCAAAAAATACGCTTAAAAGAATATTCGGGATTTCGCTGATCTTCATCGCGATAATTTTGGTTAAGGAAATTTTTAAGCAGTGACTGCTTGATTTCGTCTCCTCTTCCTGCGATGTCATTGTCCGTGCGCATAATAGTTACTATAAAGCAGGTTCCTTCATCAAATGATGTGAGGGTGGATCCCGTAAGCGGGACTATCATCAGGGAGGGGCTCCCCTCTGTCATCAACCCGGAGGATAAAAACGCCCTCGAGCTGGCCCTTTGCCTGCGCGAATCAGTCGGAGCCGAAGTTGTGGCTCTTTCAATGGGGCCCACTCAGGCCAGGCGTGCGCTTTGCGAGGCGATGGCGATAGGGGCTGACAGGGGAATTTTACTCTGCGATAAAAAATTCGCCGGAGCCGACACCTGGGCGACGGCCTATTCGCTTTCATGCGCCGTTAAAAAACTTGCCCCGTTTGACCTGATTTTGTGCGGCAGGCAGGCTATCGACGGAGATACCGCACAGACAGGGCCGCAGCTCTCCGAATTTCTGGGGATTCCTCAGGCGACGTGCGTTGAGAAGCTTGAGCTGCACGATGGTTTTGCAATAGCGTCATCGGACTTTGGAGATGTCATAAGAAGGCTTCAGTTTGACCTCCCCGCGCTTGTGACCGTCACCAAAAATGCGAATTTTCCGCGGTATGCCAGCATTTCAGGTATCGCTGGGGCGTGCGGGTCCGAAAAAATAGAGGTTTGGAACGCGGCAGATGTTGGCGCCGATCCTTCAATGATAGGCCTTTCCGGCTCTCCCACCAGAGTGAAAAAAATGTTTTCTCCGCGACTTGGAAGAGAGGGGAGGGTGTGTGACGGTTCCCCCTCGGAATTGGCCGGCAAAATTTTTTCGGCCTTGCTGGAGAGGAAGATTTTATGAACCAGCAGATGCGGAAGGATGTTTGCGGAGCCGCGGCTCCCATAGCCATATTTGTTGAGGCTTCATCCTGCGGAATAAGCAGGGTTGTCCTCGAGCTGATTTCGAAAGCGACGGAGATCGCTTCAAAGTCCCCTCGTGAAATAGTCGCTTTTTTCCCCTGTTTTCGTAATGCCGATTTGGCATCGGAGCTGGCAGAGGCCGGCGCCGACAGGGTTATCGTAGCGAAAGATCCGCTATTCGATACGTACGAAACCGGATGCTACGCGTCAGCGGTATCCGCGATGGCGAGGTCCACCCTCCCGGATATCCTGCTGTTTGGAGCGACTCCCTTGGGGCGCGATCTTGCTCCTAGAGTGGCGAATAGGCTTGTCACAGGGCTTACCGCCGATTGTACGGCGCTTGATTTTGACACGGAGGAGGGGTTGCTCCTTCAGACGCGCCCGGCATTTGGTGGAAATGTCATGGCCACCATAGTATGTCCAAAGCACAGACCGCAGATGGCTACCGTCAGGCCCGGGGCGATGCCTTTGTCAGCTGCGAAAAAGTATAAGCGCGTCGGAAAGATAGAATTTTTCGACGCAAAAATTTCACCGGTCAATGTCATGAGCCGCATACTGGATATAACCAGAAAGGATGTTGTAGAGGCAGGGCTTGAATCTGCAAAGATAGTCGTGTCGGGCGGGCGCGGCATGAAAGGGGTAGAGGGTTTTGAAATCCTAAAGGAGCTCGCTTCTTTGATCGGGGCTAGGCTCGGCGCATCGCGCGCGGCTGTCGATTCAGGCTGGATTTCCCACGAGCATCAGGTCGGGCAGACGGGGCATTCGACGCATCCTGATATCTACGTAGCTTGCGGCATTTCAGGAGCGATCCAGCACATATCC
It contains:
- a CDS encoding NAAT family transporter, translating into MTILSATILLLLVLDPLGNIPLFISALSKVPKRKRVRIILRESLIALLVLIFFLFFGKQILTTLYIDEPSLGIAGGVILFLIAIRMIFPVENVVSDDNEEPFIVPLAIPLIAGPSAIATVLLFTAKEPQMWGKWLVAVCGAWAISTVILSASSVFNRFLGGRGLAAMERLMGMILATISVQMLMTGIAQFLAQYRS
- a CDS encoding bifunctional metallophosphatase/5'-nucleotidase, producing MRKITMIVATLGTLFFSAVSHAKVCKLTILHFNDMHGYLEPEDDDLGGAARIATLVDKIRAENIEEGRGTLLLNGGDIISGTMISAHFKGEAEFEFLNRLDADAMVLGNHEFDFGQEPLINNAAAAEFPVLSANVVLKKTGKPVVLENSIFEFDDGCFAGVFGITSEDTKNLALPSNLEGLVFLDELSTAKKQMTKIAPKSDIQIALTHVGVASDHRLAREVKGLEAVIGGHDHVGAEEYCAASSSIPICQTPAKGKYLGRVDIDVEDGKVISYDTKLYVIDKSIAKSRRMKKALHRYFAEVKKYGNEKVGKIDKPLVRSVESAPGSEDLALLAARAIREVAGSTIGLMNTGGVRRDIPAGKVRKKDLFEALPFGNTVVVVSSVTGAEIAGLVAGSDEINRKQQKSFVWDNLEYSKDGTSLDIRIGGAPLNMKARYDVATNSFLAQGGDGALIFKDKPQRDLGVTVLDVVIDDISARTFSSQ
- a CDS encoding 4Fe-4S binding protein; the protein is MAHKVSDECINCGACDPVCPVEAISEQDDRRVIDPEKCTDCGACLDQCPVDAIKAAE
- a CDS encoding electron transfer flavoprotein subunit alpha/FixB family protein, which gives rise to MRKDVCGAAAPIAIFVEASSCGISRVVLELISKATEIASKSPREIVAFFPCFRNADLASELAEAGADRVIVAKDPLFDTYETGCYASAVSAMARSTLPDILLFGATPLGRDLAPRVANRLVTGLTADCTALDFDTEEGLLLQTRPAFGGNVMATIVCPKHRPQMATVRPGAMPLSAAKKYKRVGKIEFFDAKISPVNVMSRILDITRKDVVEAGLESAKIVVSGGRGMKGVEGFEILKELASLIGARLGASRAAVDSGWISHEHQVGQTGHSTHPDIYVACGISGAIQHISGMGGSKFIIAINKDRNAPIHDVADLSIVGDIFKVIPKLIEMIKEQPKS
- a CDS encoding sulfite exporter TauE/SafE family protein; translated protein: MTAASYIAMAISLSIVAALASMLGIGGGSLNTPVQVFFGYPIHGSAANSLLFIAVLSTGATLIYGRSGKIDWKLAMVLVTFNFAGGFLGGYFAGNISGRELTAILAAVVFLSGLSMMVSSFLKPRRSLAKNGVFIWKRRLGSEEYYINLLAAFPLSFAAGAASGLVGIGGGMVTVPMLAILFAVPVDIAIGTSALMVGITAVGGLIGHIVAGGWVVLPAIGLLPGIIIGSIAGAKLMLHISKNTLKRIFGISLIFIAIILVKEIFKQ
- the zupT gene encoding zinc transporter ZupT: MGNVWIAFGLTLFAGLATGIGSLIAFISKGVNKKFLAITLGFSAGVMIYISLVEIFSKARESLSAEMGEKTGYWLTVASFFAGMFLIAIIDKLIPSEENPHEVQKISMMENSGAKNEFNKLHRAGILMALAIAIHNFPEGLATFIAALENPTIGIAIAIAIAIHNIPEGISVSVPIYYATGKRSKAFVYSFLSGLAEPLGALIGYTILRPFMSQSIFGITFAGVAGIMVFISVDELLPAAREYGEHHLSIYGLIVGMMVMATSLLVLA
- a CDS encoding electron transfer flavoprotein subunit beta/FixA family protein, whose product is MRIIVTIKQVPSSNDVRVDPVSGTIIREGLPSVINPEDKNALELALCLRESVGAEVVALSMGPTQARRALCEAMAIGADRGILLCDKKFAGADTWATAYSLSCAVKKLAPFDLILCGRQAIDGDTAQTGPQLSEFLGIPQATCVEKLELHDGFAIASSDFGDVIRRLQFDLPALVTVTKNANFPRYASISGIAGACGSEKIEVWNAADVGADPSMIGLSGSPTRVKKMFSPRLGREGRVCDGSPSELAGKIFSALLERKIL
- a CDS encoding HdeD family acid-resistance protein, translated to MAYECNQESSYEFGDLTKAVHNSWKWFLSVGVLLIILGIIAISAPLAAAIAIEILLGWIFVGSGIIRAIHLYQERKASGFLSKIVGALLYLAAGGILLLFPVRGVATLTLILAIFFILSGVLRIVTSLELRSLPNWGWILLSGSLAILLGIMIWTRWPSSSAWAIGLMVGIDFLFGGLSLVMCAIAMKKF